In Streptomyces sp. NBC_01408, one DNA window encodes the following:
- a CDS encoding NAD+ synthase: protein MPQLRLALNQIDSHVGNIAANADSVVHWTRHSAEQGAHLVAFPEMMLTGYPVEDLALRESFVEASRTALRALAQRLAAEGFGELPVVVGYLDRSERATPRLGRPAGSPENAAAVLHRGQVVLRFAKHHLPNYGVFDEFRYFVPGDTQPVIRVRGVDVALAICEDLWQDGGRVPATRSAGAGLLISVNASPYERNKDDLRLELVRKRAQEAGCTLAYLAMMGGQDELVFDGDSIVVDRDGEVIARAPQFSEGCVLVDLDLPAAPADAPEGVVDDGLRIDRVILSEEPVEPYEPVVTGGYADRLDDDEEIYDALVVGLRAYVKKNGFRSVLIGLSGGIDSALVAAIACDAIGAQNVHGISMPSKYSSDHSKGDAADLARRTGLNLRTVPIEPMFDAYMGSLGLTGLAEENLQSRLRGTMLMAVSNQEGHIVLAPGNKSELAVGYSTLYGDSVGAYGPIKDVYKTDVFRLAQYRNRAAAERGETPPIPENSIVKPPSAELRPGQVDTDSLPDYPVLDAILALYVDRDQGIEAIVAAGFDRELVARTLRMVDTAEYKRRQYPPGTKISAKGFGKDRRLPITNGWREHA, encoded by the coding sequence GTGCCTCAACTTCGTCTCGCTCTGAATCAGATCGACTCGCACGTCGGCAACATCGCCGCCAACGCCGACTCGGTCGTCCACTGGACCCGGCACTCCGCCGAGCAGGGCGCCCACCTGGTGGCGTTCCCGGAGATGATGCTGACCGGGTACCCCGTCGAGGACCTCGCCCTGCGCGAGTCCTTCGTGGAAGCCTCCCGTACGGCGCTGCGCGCACTCGCACAGCGGCTGGCGGCCGAGGGCTTCGGCGAACTGCCGGTCGTCGTCGGTTACCTCGACCGCTCCGAGAGGGCCACGCCCCGGCTCGGCCGGCCGGCCGGCTCCCCGGAGAACGCGGCCGCCGTGCTGCACCGCGGGCAGGTCGTCCTGCGCTTCGCCAAGCACCACCTCCCCAACTACGGCGTGTTCGACGAGTTCCGGTACTTCGTGCCGGGCGACACCCAGCCGGTGATCCGGGTGCGCGGCGTCGACGTGGCCCTGGCGATCTGCGAGGACCTCTGGCAGGACGGCGGCCGGGTTCCGGCCACCCGCTCCGCCGGGGCCGGACTGCTGATCTCCGTCAACGCCTCCCCGTACGAGCGCAACAAGGACGACCTGCGCCTCGAACTGGTCCGGAAGCGGGCCCAGGAGGCCGGCTGCACCCTCGCCTACCTGGCGATGATGGGCGGCCAGGACGAGCTGGTCTTCGACGGGGACTCGATCGTCGTCGACCGCGACGGCGAGGTCATCGCGCGCGCCCCGCAGTTCTCCGAGGGCTGTGTGCTCGTCGACCTCGACCTGCCCGCCGCGCCCGCCGACGCCCCTGAGGGCGTCGTGGACGACGGACTGCGCATCGACCGCGTGATCCTCTCCGAGGAGCCCGTGGAACCCTACGAGCCGGTCGTCACCGGCGGGTACGCGGACCGCCTCGACGACGACGAGGAGATCTACGACGCGCTGGTCGTGGGCCTGCGCGCCTACGTCAAGAAGAACGGGTTCCGCTCCGTCCTCATCGGGCTCTCCGGCGGCATCGACTCCGCCCTGGTCGCCGCGATCGCCTGCGACGCGATCGGCGCGCAGAACGTCCACGGCATCTCGATGCCCTCGAAGTACTCCTCGGACCACTCCAAGGGCGACGCGGCCGATCTGGCCCGGCGGACCGGCCTGAACCTCCGCACCGTGCCCATCGAGCCGATGTTCGACGCGTACATGGGCTCGCTGGGCCTCACCGGCCTCGCCGAGGAGAACCTCCAGTCCCGCCTCCGCGGCACCATGCTCATGGCGGTCTCCAACCAGGAGGGCCACATCGTGCTGGCCCCGGGCAACAAGTCGGAGCTGGCCGTCGGCTACTCCACCCTGTACGGCGACTCCGTGGGCGCGTACGGCCCGATCAAGGACGTGTACAAGACGGACGTCTTCCGGCTCGCGCAGTACCGCAACCGGGCCGCGGCCGAGCGCGGCGAGACCCCGCCGATCCCGGAGAACTCGATCGTGAAGCCGCCGAGCGCCGAGCTGCGCCCGGGTCAGGTGGACACGGACTCGCTGCCGGACTACCCGGTGCTCGACGCGATCCTGGCCCTGTACGTGGACCGCGACCAGGGCATCGAGGCGATCGTGGCGGCCGGTTTCGACCGGGAGCTGGTCGCCAGGACCCTGCGGATGGTGGACACGGCGGAGTACAAGCGCCGCCAGTACCCGCCGGGCACCAAGATCTCCGCGAAGGGCTTCGGCAAGGACCGCAGGCTGCCCATCACGAACGGCTGGCGCGAGCACGCGTGA
- a CDS encoding DUF998 domain-containing protein — protein sequence MSRNGTSPCTAWPVALLIGLGAAAYTAWVLEVIFSTGLNPIETYVSELAAQDQPLGGLFRATDFTAGLLVLVGGLLSLIRLVRHAESRRPWAVVGWAGVTLFGAATAADAWLPLSCAPTADPECAARETAGLVPATHQAHAVSSSLAMTGALVGLVALTVAARRYGWFAPLARYGPALVALELLATAWTLTSIALFTAGRGTWALGAGQRLQVLLVAIWLGLLAYSVHKERRT from the coding sequence ATGTCCAGAAATGGCACATCCCCGTGCACCGCCTGGCCCGTCGCCCTCCTCATAGGCCTCGGCGCGGCCGCGTACACCGCATGGGTGCTCGAAGTCATCTTCTCGACGGGCCTCAACCCCATCGAGACCTACGTCAGCGAGCTCGCCGCCCAGGACCAGCCGCTCGGCGGCCTGTTCCGGGCCACCGACTTCACCGCCGGCCTGCTCGTCTTAGTCGGCGGCCTGCTGTCCCTGATCCGGCTGGTGCGCCACGCCGAGTCACGCCGACCCTGGGCGGTCGTCGGCTGGGCCGGTGTCACCCTCTTCGGCGCGGCCACCGCAGCCGACGCCTGGCTGCCGCTGAGCTGCGCGCCCACCGCCGACCCCGAATGCGCCGCCCGCGAGACCGCCGGGCTGGTCCCCGCCACCCACCAGGCCCACGCCGTCAGCAGCAGCCTCGCCATGACCGGCGCCCTCGTCGGCCTGGTGGCCCTCACGGTCGCCGCGCGCCGCTACGGCTGGTTCGCCCCGCTCGCCCGCTACGGCCCCGCCCTCGTCGCCCTCGAACTGCTCGCCACCGCCTGGACCCTGACCTCCATCGCCCTGTTCACCGCCGGGCGCGGCACCTGGGCCCTCGGCGCCGGCCAGCGGCTCCAGGTCCTGCTCGTGGCAATCTGGCTCGGCCTGCTCGCCTACTCCGTCCACAAGGAGCGCCGTACGTGA
- a CDS encoding glutamine synthetase family protein, with the protein MDKQQEFVLRTLEERDIRFVRLWFTDVLGFLKSVAVAPAELEQAFDEGIGFDGSAIEGFARVYESDMIAKPDPSTFQILPWRAEAPGTARMFCDILMPDGSPSFADPRYVLKRILAKTSDLGFTFYTHPEIEFFLLKDKPLDGTRPVPADNSGYFDHTPQNVGMDFRRQAITMLESMGISVEFSHHEGAPGQQEIDLRYADALSTADNIMTFRLVMKQVALEQGVQATFMPKPFSEYPGSGMHTHLSLFEGDRNAFYESGAEYQLSKVGRSFIAGLLKHAAETAAVTNQWVNSYKRIWGGSSRSAGAGGEAPSYICWGHNNRSALIRVPMYKPGKTGSSRVEVRSIDSGANPYLTYAVLLAAGLKGIEEGYELPPGADDDVWALSDAERRAMGIEPLPQNLGEAIALMERSELVAETLGEHVFDFFLRNKKQEWEEYRSEVTAFELRKNLPVL; encoded by the coding sequence ATGGACAAGCAGCAGGAATTCGTCCTCCGGACGCTTGAGGAGCGCGACATCCGCTTCGTGCGCCTGTGGTTCACCGACGTACTGGGCTTCCTCAAGTCCGTCGCGGTCGCCCCCGCGGAGCTGGAGCAGGCCTTCGACGAGGGCATCGGCTTCGACGGCTCCGCGATCGAGGGTTTCGCCCGGGTCTACGAGTCCGACATGATCGCCAAGCCGGACCCGAGCACGTTCCAGATACTGCCGTGGCGCGCGGAGGCCCCCGGGACCGCCCGGATGTTCTGCGACATCCTGATGCCGGACGGCTCGCCGTCCTTCGCGGACCCGCGCTACGTCCTCAAGCGGATCCTCGCGAAGACCTCCGACCTGGGCTTCACCTTCTACACCCACCCGGAGATCGAGTTCTTCCTGCTGAAGGACAAGCCGCTGGACGGCACCCGCCCGGTGCCCGCGGACAACTCCGGCTACTTCGACCACACCCCGCAGAACGTGGGCATGGACTTCCGCCGCCAGGCGATCACCATGCTCGAATCCATGGGCATCTCGGTCGAGTTCAGCCACCACGAGGGCGCCCCCGGCCAGCAGGAGATCGACCTCCGCTACGCCGACGCCCTCTCGACGGCCGACAACATCATGACCTTCCGCCTGGTCATGAAGCAGGTCGCCCTCGAACAGGGCGTCCAGGCCACCTTCATGCCGAAGCCCTTCTCGGAGTACCCGGGCTCGGGCATGCACACCCACCTCTCCCTCTTCGAGGGCGACCGGAACGCCTTCTACGAGTCGGGCGCCGAGTACCAGCTCTCCAAGGTCGGCCGCTCCTTCATCGCGGGCCTCCTCAAGCACGCGGCGGAGACCGCGGCGGTCACCAACCAGTGGGTCAACTCCTACAAGCGCATCTGGGGCGGCTCCTCCCGCAGCGCCGGCGCGGGCGGCGAGGCCCCCTCGTACATCTGCTGGGGCCACAACAACCGCTCGGCCCTGATCCGCGTCCCGATGTACAAGCCGGGCAAGACCGGCTCCTCCCGCGTGGAGGTCCGCTCGATCGACTCGGGCGCCAACCCCTACCTCACGTACGCCGTCCTCCTGGCCGCCGGCCTGAAGGGCATCGAGGAGGGCTACGAACTCCCGCCGGGCGCCGACGACGACGTCTGGGCCCTCTCGGACGCCGAACGCCGCGCGATGGGCATCGAACCCCTCCCGCAGAACCTCGGCGAGGCCATCGCCCTGATGGAGCGCAGCGAACTGGTCGCGGAAACCCTCGGCGAGCACGTCTTCGACTTCTTCCTCCGCAACAAGAAGCAGGAGTGGGAGGAGTACCGGAGCGAGGTCACCGCCTTCGAACTCCGCAAGAACCTTCCGGTGCTGTAA
- a CDS encoding DUF3105 domain-containing protein encodes MASRTGNSKSDRNNQNDPHSRQARIAEMRRADKARDRRNKAIAITTSALIVTGLVGFGAWVLIDQQEKEDAKKAALKAPVSGEQNWDAKTLGRNHVETPVKYEMNPPVGGDHHPRWTNCNGDVYANPLPENNAVHSLEHGAVWVTYNEKAGKEDVDKLAETVRKTPYSLMSPVKEQAGAIMLSAWGKQLTVDSATDPRVAQFFTKYVQGPQTPEPGAACTNGLADK; translated from the coding sequence ATGGCCAGCAGGACCGGCAACAGCAAGAGCGACCGGAACAACCAGAACGACCCGCACTCCCGCCAGGCGCGGATAGCCGAGATGCGCCGCGCCGACAAGGCGCGCGACCGGCGCAACAAGGCCATCGCGATCACCACCTCGGCGCTCATCGTCACCGGGCTCGTCGGCTTCGGCGCATGGGTGCTGATCGACCAGCAGGAGAAGGAGGACGCCAAGAAGGCGGCCCTCAAGGCCCCCGTCAGCGGCGAGCAGAACTGGGACGCCAAGACGCTGGGCCGCAACCACGTCGAGACCCCGGTGAAGTACGAGATGAACCCGCCGGTCGGCGGGGACCACCACCCCCGCTGGACGAACTGCAACGGCGACGTGTACGCGAACCCGCTGCCCGAGAACAACGCCGTCCACTCGCTGGAGCACGGCGCGGTCTGGGTCACGTACAACGAGAAGGCCGGCAAGGAGGACGTGGACAAGCTCGCCGAGACGGTCCGCAAGACCCCGTACTCGCTGATGAGCCCGGTCAAGGAGCAGGCCGGCGCGATCATGCTCAGCGCCTGGGGCAAGCAGCTGACGGTGGACAGCGCGACCGACCCGCGGGTGGCGCAGTTCTTCACCAAGTACGTGCAGGGCCCGCAGACCCCCGAGCCGGGCGCGGCCTGCACGAACGGGCTGGCCGACAAGTGA
- a CDS encoding DUF4352 domain-containing protein produces the protein MSTPPNPPSSTPGPPAEPTEPTDPAGTPVPETASIPAPAQPPSLEKTPSLEKSPSLDKTPAPSAPADAPAPAPSAPAPQAPAAHTPAASPADAPAAAPAPGAPAPAPSPFAPPGPGPAPAPAPQAGSGYGAPANPWAQPGAGYGGAPFPGYPQAAPATNGLAIAALVLGILGILGGITPFLFWIGALLGLTGLGLGVGAFVKARGGAPRKAMAVTGIVLGFLSLAATTGGFYITAALAKEVDRKMDKEFSELDLDPSYSPSYPGYPTHPTKKPKPSPSDIPGKTSALPWGGTFAYPDGVEVTVQGATPYTVGTSAYPTERVGRGVKVTVKITNNSDAAIDVSTALPNARDDQGSEVKMVFDGTQPKLFKGSVMPGQSANGSFVFDVPEKSKSLHFEISAGLTSDYDDAIWDGPIS, from the coding sequence ATGAGCACCCCGCCGAACCCGCCCAGCAGCACCCCCGGCCCGCCGGCCGAGCCGACCGAGCCGACCGACCCGGCCGGTACGCCCGTACCCGAGACGGCCTCGATACCCGCGCCCGCGCAGCCCCCGTCGCTGGAGAAGACCCCGTCGCTGGAGAAGTCCCCCTCGCTGGACAAGACCCCGGCCCCGTCGGCCCCTGCCGACGCTCCCGCCCCGGCCCCGTCGGCCCCGGCGCCCCAGGCCCCGGCGGCCCATACCCCGGCGGCGTCCCCGGCCGACGCCCCCGCCGCAGCGCCGGCCCCCGGGGCCCCGGCTCCCGCCCCTTCGCCCTTCGCGCCGCCCGGCCCCGGCCCGGCCCCCGCACCGGCTCCGCAGGCCGGCTCCGGGTACGGCGCCCCCGCCAACCCCTGGGCCCAGCCCGGCGCGGGCTACGGCGGCGCCCCGTTCCCGGGCTACCCGCAGGCCGCCCCCGCCACCAACGGGCTGGCGATCGCCGCCCTGGTCCTCGGCATCCTCGGCATCCTCGGTGGCATCACGCCGTTCCTCTTCTGGATCGGCGCCCTCCTCGGCCTGACCGGCCTCGGCCTGGGCGTCGGGGCTTTCGTCAAGGCCCGCGGGGGCGCCCCCCGCAAGGCCATGGCCGTCACGGGCATCGTCCTCGGCTTCCTCAGTCTCGCCGCGACCACGGGCGGTTTCTACATCACCGCCGCCCTCGCGAAGGAGGTGGACAGGAAGATGGACAAGGAGTTCTCGGAGCTGGACCTCGACCCGTCCTACTCCCCGAGCTACCCGGGCTACCCGACGCACCCGACCAAGAAGCCGAAGCCCTCCCCCTCCGACATCCCGGGCAAGACCTCCGCGCTGCCCTGGGGCGGTACGTTCGCCTACCCCGACGGCGTCGAGGTCACCGTGCAGGGGGCCACCCCTTACACCGTGGGGACGTCCGCCTACCCCACCGAGCGCGTCGGCCGCGGGGTCAAGGTGACCGTGAAGATCACCAACAACTCCGATGCCGCGATCGACGTGTCCACCGCGCTGCCGAACGCCCGGGACGACCAGGGCTCCGAGGTCAAGATGGTCTTCGACGGTACCCAGCCGAAGCTGTTCAAGGGCTCGGTCATGCCCGGCCAGTCGGCCAACGGCTCGTTCGTCTTCGACGTGCCCGAGAAGTCGAAGAGCCTGCACTTCGAGATCTCCGCCGGCCTCACGAGCGACTACGACGACGCGATCTGGGACGGCCCCATCAGCTGA
- the panB gene encoding 3-methyl-2-oxobutanoate hydroxymethyltransferase produces the protein MTHAVSPAREPAQAASPTLYGGTGTRRITVRDLTLAKERGEKWPMLTAYDAMTASVFDEAGIPVILVGDSMGNCHLGYDSTVPVTMDQMTMLSAAVVRGTSRALVIGDMPFGSYQEGAVQALRSATRLVKEAGVGAVKLEGGERSLHQTELIVQSGIPVMSHLGLTPQSVNAMGYRVQGRGDEAAHQLLRDAKAAQDAGAFAVVLELVPAELAAEVTRSLHIPTVGIGAGSECDAQVLVWTDMMGLTGGKMPKFVKQYANLRKTMGDAAKAFAEDVVGGTFPQEEHAFH, from the coding sequence ATGACGCATGCCGTTTCGCCTGCCCGCGAACCCGCCCAGGCGGCCTCGCCCACCCTCTACGGAGGCACGGGCACCCGGCGCATCACCGTCCGCGACCTCACCCTCGCCAAGGAACGCGGCGAGAAGTGGCCCATGCTCACCGCATACGACGCGATGACCGCGTCCGTCTTCGACGAGGCCGGCATCCCGGTCATCCTCGTCGGCGACTCGATGGGCAACTGCCACCTCGGCTACGACTCCACCGTCCCGGTGACGATGGACCAGATGACCATGCTCTCGGCGGCCGTCGTACGGGGCACCAGCCGCGCGCTGGTCATCGGCGACATGCCGTTCGGCTCGTACCAGGAAGGCGCCGTGCAGGCGCTGCGCAGCGCCACCCGCCTCGTCAAGGAGGCCGGCGTGGGAGCGGTGAAGCTGGAAGGCGGCGAGCGCTCGCTGCACCAGACCGAGCTCATCGTGCAGTCCGGCATCCCCGTCATGTCCCACCTGGGCCTGACCCCACAGTCCGTCAACGCCATGGGCTACCGGGTGCAGGGCCGCGGCGACGAGGCCGCCCACCAGCTGCTGCGCGACGCGAAGGCGGCGCAGGACGCGGGCGCCTTCGCGGTGGTCCTGGAGCTGGTCCCGGCCGAGCTGGCCGCCGAGGTCACCCGGTCCCTGCACATTCCGACGGTCGGCATCGGCGCGGGCTCGGAGTGCGACGCGCAGGTGCTGGTGTGGACGGACATGATGGGTCTGACCGGCGGGAAGATGCCGAAGTTCGTCAAGCAGTACGCGAACCTCCGCAAGACCATGGGGGACGCGGCGAAGGCCTTCGCCGAGGACGTGGTCGGCGGAACGTTCCCGCAGGAGGAGCACGCCTTCCACTGA
- a CDS encoding endonuclease/exonuclease/phosphatase family protein, with amino-acid sequence MAQAYMMETGNGGSEPEPSGSRLRRRLAARRGDRGIWRRGIVLAACSLLLALVMVFRAKLPNDVGNLGSLTETFLPWLGLAVPLLLAAALFRRSATALIAVLLPAVVWVNLFGGLVTDKSGSGGNLVVATHNVDADNADPKGTAESVAKSGADVLALTELKAGAVPVYEKSLAGTYKYHAVEGTVGVWSKYPLTSSMPVDIKMGWTRAMRTTVATPYGDIGVYVAHLPSVRVKLNAGFTANQRDDSADALGAALAGEPLKKVILLGDLNGTMNDRALSEVTSQMRSTQGAAGDGFGFSWPAQFPMARIDQIMVRGITPEASWTLPRTSSDHLPVAARVTALL; translated from the coding sequence ATGGCACAGGCGTACATGATGGAGACGGGGAACGGCGGCTCGGAGCCCGAGCCCTCCGGATCCCGCCTCCGGCGCCGACTGGCCGCCCGGCGCGGTGACCGGGGCATCTGGCGGCGCGGGATCGTGCTGGCCGCCTGCTCCCTGCTGCTCGCCCTGGTCATGGTCTTCCGCGCCAAGCTGCCCAACGACGTGGGCAACCTCGGCAGCCTCACCGAGACCTTCCTGCCCTGGCTGGGCCTGGCCGTCCCGCTGCTCCTGGCAGCCGCCCTCTTCCGCCGGTCCGCGACCGCGCTGATCGCGGTCCTGCTGCCGGCCGTGGTCTGGGTGAACCTGTTCGGCGGACTGGTCACCGACAAGTCCGGATCCGGCGGCAACCTCGTGGTCGCCACCCACAACGTCGACGCCGACAACGCCGACCCCAAGGGCACCGCCGAGTCGGTGGCGAAGTCCGGAGCCGACGTACTGGCCCTGACCGAGCTCAAGGCGGGCGCCGTCCCCGTGTACGAGAAGTCCCTCGCCGGCACGTACAAGTACCACGCGGTCGAGGGCACGGTCGGCGTGTGGAGCAAGTACCCGCTGACCTCCAGCATGCCCGTGGACATCAAGATGGGCTGGACCCGGGCCATGCGCACCACCGTCGCGACCCCCTACGGCGACATCGGCGTCTACGTCGCCCACCTGCCCTCCGTCCGGGTCAAGCTCAACGCGGGCTTCACCGCCAACCAGCGCGACGACAGCGCCGACGCGCTGGGCGCCGCGCTCGCCGGCGAACCCCTCAAGAAGGTCATCCTGCTCGGCGACCTCAACGGCACCATGAACGACCGCGCCCTGTCCGAGGTCACCTCGCAGATGCGCTCCACGCAGGGCGCGGCGGGCGACGGCTTCGGCTTCAGCTGGCCGGCCCAGTTCCCGATGGCCCGGATCGACCAGATCATGGTCCGCGGGATCACGCCGGAGGCCTCCTGGACGCTGCCGCGCACGAGCAGCGACCACCTTCCGGTCGCGGCGCGGGTCACCGCCCTGCTGTAG
- a CDS encoding alpha/beta fold hydrolase, whose translation MTTRTQEPVPGRIIRRVGDDGVPLHVLVEGSGPVCVLSAGLAMAWFDWDPVAALLAAGGRTVVRFDRPGHGLSGPARTPPTAAGEARRIAGLLDALGLAGPVTVAGHSIAGFHAEAFARLYPGRTAALVLVDSSVEEDPRTVLPAALRTGAARALGRAVTAAGLPAALGPSARRATVRASRTGGADPAARDLVRRCYRTGRVWRGALLENSRYPDTAAELLALRGTHPLAAPATVLVGHDGSGGRGALRWLARQADLADLLGARFEVAEPAGHLVMLDRPDQVARAIRTASTP comes from the coding sequence GTGACCACGCGGACCCAGGAGCCCGTCCCCGGCCGCATCATCCGCCGTGTGGGTGACGACGGGGTCCCGCTGCACGTGCTCGTCGAGGGCAGCGGCCCGGTGTGCGTCCTGAGCGCGGGCCTCGCGATGGCCTGGTTCGACTGGGACCCGGTTGCCGCGCTGCTCGCCGCCGGAGGCCGCACCGTCGTCCGCTTCGACCGCCCCGGCCACGGCCTCAGCGGCCCGGCCCGTACGCCGCCGACCGCCGCCGGCGAGGCCCGCCGGATCGCCGGGCTGCTGGACGCGCTGGGGCTGGCCGGACCGGTCACGGTGGCCGGGCACTCGATCGCCGGGTTCCACGCCGAGGCCTTCGCCCGCCTGTACCCGGGGCGCACCGCGGCCCTGGTCCTCGTCGACTCCAGCGTGGAGGAGGACCCGCGTACGGTGCTGCCCGCCGCCCTGCGCACCGGCGCCGCCCGCGCACTCGGCCGGGCGGTGACCGCCGCCGGGCTGCCGGCCGCCCTGGGCCCGTCGGCCCGGCGGGCCACCGTACGGGCCTCCCGGACCGGCGGCGCCGACCCGGCCGCGCGGGACCTCGTACGCCGCTGCTACCGCACCGGCCGGGTCTGGCGCGGGGCCCTGCTGGAGAACTCCCGCTACCCGGACACGGCAGCGGAACTGCTCGCCCTGCGCGGGACGCACCCGCTGGCCGCCCCCGCCACCGTCCTCGTCGGCCACGACGGGAGCGGCGGCCGGGGCGCCCTGCGCTGGCTGGCCCGCCAGGCGGACCTCGCCGACCTGCTCGGCGCCCGCTTCGAGGTCGCCGAGCCCGCCGGACACCTGGTCATGCTGGACCGCCCGGACCAGGTGGCCCGGGCGATCCGCACGGCGTCGACCCCCTAG
- a CDS encoding DUF305 domain-containing protein, giving the protein MSRTYWAAGAAVLLALLFATAATVSAASGGGGADAPSRTPGLHSPDAGFARDMAVHHQQAVEMSFVVRDRTQDEAVRSLAYDIANTQANQRGMLLGWLDLWGLPKVVAGEPPMSWMGTGGEHSGHGAQDTAPGALMPGMATKEELTQLGAAGGRDAEVLYLQLMTDHHEGGVAMAEGCARQCETPAERALAQGMVEAQQSELTLMADMLRQRGAAPRG; this is encoded by the coding sequence GTGAGCCGTACGTACTGGGCGGCGGGCGCGGCGGTCCTGCTCGCGCTGCTGTTCGCGACGGCGGCCACGGTCTCCGCGGCGAGCGGCGGCGGGGGCGCGGACGCGCCGTCCCGCACCCCCGGGCTGCACTCCCCGGACGCGGGCTTCGCCCGGGACATGGCCGTCCACCACCAGCAGGCGGTGGAGATGTCCTTCGTCGTACGGGACCGCACGCAGGACGAGGCCGTACGCAGCCTCGCCTACGACATCGCCAACACCCAGGCCAACCAGCGGGGCATGCTGCTGGGCTGGCTGGACCTGTGGGGCCTGCCGAAGGTGGTGGCCGGCGAGCCGCCGATGTCCTGGATGGGCACCGGCGGCGAGCATTCCGGTCACGGGGCGCAGGACACCGCGCCGGGCGCGCTGATGCCCGGCATGGCCACCAAGGAGGAGCTCACGCAGCTGGGCGCCGCCGGGGGCCGGGACGCGGAGGTGCTCTACCTCCAGCTGATGACCGACCACCACGAGGGCGGCGTCGCCATGGCCGAGGGCTGTGCGCGGCAGTGCGAGACCCCGGCCGAACGGGCCCTGGCCCAGGGCATGGTCGAGGCGCAGCAGTCGGAGCTCACCCTGATGGCGGACATGCTCCGCCAGCGGGGGGCCGCGCCCCGCGGCTAG